A genomic region of Desulfatiglans sp. contains the following coding sequences:
- a CDS encoding outer membrane lipoprotein carrier protein LolA — MLKHRIIFITILFLFVSFAWISGGEQGMSYDEVKTEVILLRIKQASSNIESMEGEFVQKKRLEILKEMPESYGKLYYMSPDRLRWEITAPVVMGFIINGEQGKKWRGKDGRSMKFDLSREPIIAAISNQVFSWARGDYGRLKAGYNISIISEEPVEVRLRPLSPVEQKYIESIDLAFSEEESHVTKIEIHDKKGGSTLISFSNMKINPGLSEEIF; from the coding sequence ATGCTTAAACACAGAATCATATTTATCACCATTCTTTTTCTTTTTGTTTCCTTCGCCTGGATTTCCGGTGGTGAACAGGGTATGTCATATGATGAAGTCAAAACAGAGGTAATACTTCTTCGTATCAAACAGGCATCTTCAAACATAGAATCGATGGAGGGCGAGTTTGTCCAGAAGAAGAGGCTTGAGATCCTCAAGGAGATGCCTGAATCATATGGCAAACTATACTATATGAGCCCTGACCGCCTTCGCTGGGAGATAACCGCTCCTGTGGTCATGGGTTTTATAATAAACGGGGAGCAGGGAAAAAAATGGCGGGGAAAGGATGGCAGGTCAATGAAGTTTGATTTGAGCAGGGAGCCTATAATTGCAGCGATATCAAACCAGGTGTTTTCATGGGCCAGAGGTGATTATGGGAGGTTAAAGGCAGGCTATAATATCTCTATAATAAGTGAAGAGCCAGTTGAGGTAAGGCTGAGGCCGCTTTCGCCTGTGGAGCAAAAATATATAGAATCAATAGACCTTGCCTTTTCTGAAGAGGAGAGTCATGTAACAAAAATAGAGATACATGACAAAAAGGGGGGCTCCACACTGATCAGTTTTTCCAATATGAAAATAAACCCCGGGCTTTCTGAGGAAATATTTTAA